The following DNA comes from Bos indicus isolate NIAB-ARS_2022 breed Sahiwal x Tharparkar chromosome 3, NIAB-ARS_B.indTharparkar_mat_pri_1.0, whole genome shotgun sequence.
cacatttatttaagaatatattccagtATCAAACAGCAGAGTTCAACAGTGTAAAACCACAATtacgtttgcaccaacctaacactatacacagaggaggcaatggcaccccactccagtactcttgcctggaaaatcccctcgatggaggagcctggtaggctgcagtccatggggtcgctaagagttggatgtgactgagcgatttcactttcacttttcactttcatgcattggagaaggaaatggcaacccactccagtgttcttgcctggagagtcccagggacgggggagcctggtgggctgccgtctctggggtcacacagagtcagacacgactgaagcgacttagcagcaacagcaacactaTAGACTACAAAATGGTCAGCACACAGGCATTTTTATTAGTAAAGATATTAATTAACCTTTGTGTGTTTAGGCCTGCCCTTTTTTAGTGTTGTGACTATATTCTCCAGAGCTCAGGTGAGTTACTACTTGAGTAGCAGCCCTCAGAATCTCTGTGACAGGACGGAGAGTGACGAAGAGGGAGGGACTCAGTCTTGTTAGTGACCTTCCTTCCCTAGCATCTTGCGGGGCAGTCACACTGGATTACTTTTGTTGACAAAAATAGTAAGTATGACTCTTAATAAGTATCTTGGAACTTTAGCTCCAAAGGTTAGCCCCCTAAGGAGTTGTGATGTTTTGTTTGGTGCACTGACTACAAAGCTGCCTGAGAACCGTCAAGTACAGTGGCTTACCTGAGTGTAGGGCTTGGCTTAACTTACTCTGCACAGGGTGCCTGAAGTACTTGACTCTGCCAGCATGAAATCACTCCTGTGGTTTCTTGGTCTGCAAAGCATCTTTAAGTCCATTATCTCATTAGACCCTCCCCTTCCATCAACCCTGTGATTGGCACGGCAGATTTCACTGTTACTTTttttgttggaaaagattgaagttcAGCAGAGGGAAGTGACTTAGCTCAAGTCTTTCGGCCAGTGACAGGTCTATACTTAGAATCAGGTCTTCTGACTATAAACCCTGGATCCTTCTATATGCCTTACTAATTGCTTTAAAGTTCTTTATAGTGATTCAGAATCTCCCTCTTTGAACCTAGTTCAGAGTGCTTTCTGGCACCACGCCACAGAGAAGCagtttaagaacaaaaataacaacatctactttttttttttttggcctatgtgggatcgaacccatgccccctgcagtggaagtgtggagtcttaaccactggactgccagggaaatcctacaGTACCTACTCCTTGCATAGGCACTATGCGGCAGGCACTCTACACACGTTGTCTCACTGATAATCCTGAAGGGCAGATAATGTCACCACTGTACAGCTGGGAAAAGCTGATGTTCAGGGAGATTAAGCAGTGACTTAGGATGACTTAATAGCTTTTACAGGACAGTGCTGAGCACTAAGAGGAGTGAGTCTCAGTTACTTAACCTAGcgcctgtaaaatggggatagatAGTGTTTATTTTGCTGACCTCTCAtggttgttgtgaagatcaaTAAGTAACTATCTCTGAAGAGACTctaaaaaagttttataaatgttAACGATCATTATTATTAAACATAATTAAAGCAGTCTGAAAGTAGAAGTTTTGAGAAGAGATTCCTGTTTCCGTTGGGAGGAAGAATGTGCTTCTGTTCAGTGACGAAATGGGGCTGGTTGAATTATGTGACCTTTATGGTACCGTGGAACCTTAAGTTATACCGGTCTTCAGACTGCAGCCTCTCGTTACTTCTCTGAGTTCCTCTCCTGTTTCTCTTGGGTTTACTCATCTCTAGCCACACTGCTGTCCTAGCTGTGTCTCACACATAGCAGACGtactcccacctcagggccttacACTTGCTGCCTTCAGTTTTTTCACCTACATGTCTTCATGGCTTTCCCTGATTACCTTCGGGTCTTTGTACAGCCATCATCTTAATGAGGCCTTTTCTAACTACCCTATCTAAAATTGACACCCCCCGCAtacacatatgctgctgctaagtcgcttcagtcgtgtccaactctgcgaccccatagacggcagcccaccatgctcccccgtccctgggattctccaggcaagaacacatacAGGTGAACATAAATATTCACTAATCTTCTTTTATGCTCATTTTCCTCCGTGGCTCTTATACTGTCTGGCACACcgtttatttattcagttcattGCTTGTTTCCCTCCTGTTAGTAGTTCCTGGTACATAGTAAACCTTGAATGAAAGGTTTTTCCTACACTACAACTCATTCCTGTTTTTAAAGTCTGAAGACCTTTTAAGGTGTGCACTATTTATGTCATGAGCTATTCCACATAGGCTTGGTTCATAATTGAGTGGAGATAAACTTAGAAATTAAGAGAGGCTGTGGAGAGTCTGGGTCAGATTCCATTCCCAGATTCCAGGCTTCTTGATTCTGTGAGCACCGACAGATCTGTTTAGGGCCTTGATTTTTCTTACTGATAAATTGAGGGCTGCTGCATGTTTAAAGTGCTTAATAACATCATGATACGTATGTTACTTGGCATCATGGTGGGCAAGGCTCTTGGATTCTCCATCCAAGGACTCATTAATAATGCAAGGAAAGCTCTCCTGATTTAATGCCGCAGCGCCAACTCTATGGACTGGTTACTGCTGGACTGTCTCCATCCATTCACGCCCAGGCCACTCTAATGCCAAACCCTTAACTTTACTAAAAATCATTCTTCTGCTTAATAGCTCCCCTTTAACTGCCATACTTGGTAATATACCCTGATCTTGGAGATACCCTGATCTGTTTTAGTTGAATTTAGAGAGCTTACTTTTTCAGAAGCTGATTCTCTTTGACTCCGTAGTACagctatcttttgtttttttgggggggaggtgaTTAATACTGCAGTTGTGGGGAACAGTGAGCAGAATGAACAGTGGCTTAGAAACTTCTGGTTTCTGTCTCCCCGATTACTTTTGTCAATAATTAGCTGTCCTTGGACAAATCACTGAACcattctgaggctcagtttcctcatctctaaaaccaGATTGGTTCCTGCCCTTTATGCTTTACAGAGTTAGTGTGGAATGGAAACTGAGATAATGAAAAATAGAATGCAGTATGTAAGCAAAAGGCACTCGAATTACCCTTCTTGCAGTGACCTCATCGCCAGGCCATGAGGATGAGGTGAGGAATAATGGGTCCTGGGAGTCTGGGCTTTGACTTTATCTTCCTCAGAAGACTTTCAGACAGGAATGTGCTCTGCTGCAAGTCTGACAAGCCTCCATGCAGAAGGGACTGCTTGGGTGGCACTTGATTTTCAGCCTTACTTCTATGTAAGTACGTTGACCCAGATGTTAACACGTTTCTCACTTTAACTTTGATAATGCCTTTGCTCCAACCTGCTGCTTTTATTCTATAGTCTTGTATTTGCTGTTCCTTTCACCTTCCCATCTCTCTGTTTTTTGGTAGGTAGGTGACAGGATTCTTTATCTGAGAAAGAGATTCTGTGATTCTAACTGTGGTTGTAATAGAAGCCAGTCCAGGTCAATATTGTGTTCCAGGCACAGAAAAGATTGTATTTCCTTCAGTTACCCCTTTTCTGCAAACACTTGAGCTGTGTCAAGAGGAACattattttttcccctgttgGTGACTTGGAGGGGTCTTCACTAGTGCAGTGGACTTCATTCCTCCCTGCTCCTCTGCTGCTCCTAGACGGGGCCTTAGGAGTGCAGTTAGGCTTGGCAGCTGTGGTGGGGTCCTGGGTCAGCAGAAGTCACCTCGGCGTGTTGGAAGGGTGACTACTTAGTGGATGAGGCACCTTTCTCAGCCCATTTTCTAGTGGGTCTGGTTGCAGCCCTGTTGCATTGACCCTAGGGAGCCAGATTCTTTGGCTACTCCACAGAGGATGATGCTCTTTCCCACCGGACACCAGTAACCTTCCTTTGAATTCTGCCAGTTGCATTGAGGCTGATCTAGACTCTCACCACACTTTCTCTTTTGTGTGGCTTGCTCCTGACTGCCTTTTCAATCTCTTTTAGAGCTCTGAGCTCTTCACCCTGACCTATGGGGCTCTAGTTACCCAGCTCTGCAAGGACTATGAAAATGATGAAGATGTGAATAAACAGCTGGACAAAATGTGAGTGAGCTCCTCTGTGGGAGAGACAGGAATGAGACTCCTGAGCACACCGAATCTCCGTGGTCCCTTAGAGCCCAGAACAAGGTCCTCTGTCACAGCCAACCCTTCTGGTGCTGTTTCCACTGCTTATTTATTGGGAGGTTTGGGGATTGTCCTCATTGTCCCTTACCACCAACAGCATTACATGCAGACATAAGACATTCAGACCCCATAATATAGTCGgttctctcatttctttcccaGGGGCTATAACATTGGAGTCCGACTGATTGAAGATTTCTTGGCACGGTCAAACGTCGGGAGGTGCCATGACTTTCGGGAAACTGCAGATGTCATTGCCAAGGTCATTATCCTGGGCCACCAGGCCATGCTGAAGAATTGTCATTGGAAGGCACTGCTTACCACCTTCTTCCTTAGAGAGGCCCTTAGTATTCCAGAAGAATAGCTACAGCTGTCTGGGCCAaagaagccttccctggtggtttaagAATAGTACAGATTATGAGAAAGGGAAGAATGGTTGGGAGCATCCCTGTGGATTAAAGCCCCACTGGAAGGAGAGGGGTGCGGAGTTGTGCACAgttgcttttccttctttgccCTGAATACCTGAAGCTTCAGTGTCTTGCGGAGGCCCCAGTTTTTTTCCAGAGCCACTTAAGTCCCCtttctggtcctatcacttcacctTACCTGGTGCACAGCCCCTCCTGCTCTTCCCGTAGTGCCATTGTGTGTCTCCTGACAGGTGGCATTCAAGATGTACTTGGGCATCACTCCAAGCATCACCAATTGGAGCCCAGCTGGTGACGAATTCTCcctcattttggaaaataatccCTTGGTGGACTTCGTGGAACTTCCTGATAACCACTCATCCCTTATTTATTCCAATCTCTTGTGTGGGGTGTTGCGAGGAGCCTTGGAGATGGTGAGTGCAGCTCTTTTCCTTCTGAGACACCTGAAAGGTGGTAGGGTCTTAATACatgcttgaatgaatgaatgagagtgaAAAGAAGGGTCTAGAGCTCACCTGGCACTTCGCTGCTGGAGATGGTGAGGCTGCCAAGCACAGGATCCCAGTTGGAGATCTCTACATGGTGGTGATCCTCATTGCTTAGGCTGGGAGGCGGTGCCATCAGCCCCCAAAGCCCAGGAGCATCCATTCCCAGATTGGCTTATCTGGTGGCAGTTTAATTTGCGAGTGTTCTTTCTAAGTCTCCCGTTGGGTCGGGGCCACTGCCTTTTACACAGGAGCTAGCAACCTTGTCCTTGTGGAAACCAGCCCCCTTGTCTAGGCTGCTCTAGGTGAGGCAGTTACAGCTGCATCCCCAGTGATTTCACAGAGGCCCGTTCATTTTCACACTGTcccccaggtccagatggctgtGGAGGCCAAATTTGTCCAGGATACCCTGAAAGGAGATGGTGTGACAGAAATCCGGATGAGGTTCATCAGGCGGATTGAGGACAACCTCCCAGCTGGAGAGGAATGACCATCCCCAGGACTTCAGGGGAGCTAGCAGGAGCACTTGTTGGATCAGAAAGCCTCAGTGCTCCTTCTGCCTTTGAGAATTCAGTGACTCTTTAACGGATGTTATATATTCTTCTAACCTTGTTTCCATTCTCCGTGTTAATAAAGAGCAGACTGTGATATAGTCTGTTTACCTACAAGTGTGCGCATTCAGGAGCGAAATTCTGTGCTCCCTTTCCCTTCAAAGGGGCTGGATGTAGTCATCCTTGGTTGGACTAGAAGGAGCTccaaccattttacattcctgttTGAA
Coding sequences within:
- the TRAPPC3 gene encoding trafficking protein particle complex subunit 3 isoform X2, whose translation is MCSAASLTSLHAEGTAWVALDFQPYFYSSELFTLTYGALVTQLCKDYENDEDVNKQLDKMGYNIGVRLIEDFLARSNVGRCHDFRETADVIAKVAFKMYLGITPSITNWSPAGDEFSLILENNPLVDFVELPDNHSSLIYSNLLCGVLRGALEMVQMAVEAKFVQDTLKGDGVTEIRMRFIRRIEDNLPAGEE
- the TRAPPC3 gene encoding trafficking protein particle complex subunit 3 isoform X3, coding for MSRQANRGTESKKMSSELFTLTYGALVTQLCKDYENDEDVNKQLDKMGYNIGVRLIEDFLARSNVGRCHDFRETADVIAKVAFKMYLGITPSITNWSPAGDEFSLILENNPLVDFVELPDNHSSLIYSNLLCGVLRGALEMVQMAVEAKFVQDTLKGDGVTEIRMRFIRRIEDNLPAGEE
- the TRAPPC3 gene encoding trafficking protein particle complex subunit 3 isoform X1; translation: MIQDYCKLRTPPSGHKPGDKEPCYKSSLCAEHSGSCSWAALRGGVTSGTVGCCGSAFIARELPSSAGLRVPWCPAASCAGASSELFTLTYGALVTQLCKDYENDEDVNKQLDKMGYNIGVRLIEDFLARSNVGRCHDFRETADVIAKVAFKMYLGITPSITNWSPAGDEFSLILENNPLVDFVELPDNHSSLIYSNLLCGVLRGALEMVQMAVEAKFVQDTLKGDGVTEIRMRFIRRIEDNLPAGEE
- the TRAPPC3 gene encoding trafficking protein particle complex subunit 3 isoform X4, which encodes MSSELFTLTYGALVTQLCKDYENDEDVNKQLDKMGYNIGVRLIEDFLARSNVGRCHDFRETADVIAKVAFKMYLGITPSITNWSPAGDEFSLILENNPLVDFVELPDNHSSLIYSNLLCGVLRGALEMVQMAVEAKFVQDTLKGDGVTEIRMRFIRRIEDNLPAGEE
- the TRAPPC3 gene encoding trafficking protein particle complex subunit 3 isoform X5; this encodes MGYNIGVRLIEDFLARSNVGRCHDFRETADVIAKVAFKMYLGITPSITNWSPAGDEFSLILENNPLVDFVELPDNHSSLIYSNLLCGVLRGALEMVQMAVEAKFVQDTLKGDGVTEIRMRFIRRIEDNLPAGEE